Proteins from one Hymenobacter gelipurpurascens genomic window:
- the polA gene encoding DNA polymerase I, with the protein MTTESADTRPHKLFLLDAFALIYRAHFAFSKNPRVNSKGLNTGAILGFTNTLVEVLQKEKPTHIGVAFDAAKKTFRHEQFADYKAQRQAMPEDIGLAIPYIKKIIKAFHIPILMVEGFEADDVIGTLAQRAEAQGFGEVYMMTPDKDYCQLVTKCIKIYRPAFMGNAAEVLDVEHVLQRFEVERVEQVIDILGLQGDASDNIPGIPGIGEKTAKKLVQEFGSVENLIANVDQLKGKLQENVRNFAEQGLMSKELATIHLTVPIEFEADKLVLDKPDADQLRQLFDELEFRQLAARVLDGGSSAGTSATPTPRGARRPKVAEGQASLFGNSSDAAVAIGAEEGETGSFGAPSGPRLTLADVPHNYHLMDTPELRKSLLRFLLQQTEVSFDTETTGLDTMTARLVGLSFCWMPGEAYYVPVPTDDQAAAQALVDEFCPFFEAENILKIGQNIKYDLTILKHYKVQIRGPLFDTMLAHYLLEPDMRHNMDVLAETYLHYTPVSIISLIGPKGKNQKTMADIPPAEVSDYACEDADVTLQLKHVFEPLLKEVGLLDLLNEVENPLVPVLADIEYEGVKIDSNAMGEYSAELQGYIQEMEKQIFQEAGQEFNIGSPKQLGEVLFDKLGLGGGKIKKTKTGQYATGEEILSTLAADNPIAGLILEHRQLTKLRSTYVEALPQLVCELDGRVHTSFNQAVTATGRLSSTNPNLQNIPIRTEKGREIRKAFVPRDENHVLVAADYSQVELRIMADFSGDKTMIESFRQGLDIHTSTASKVFHVALDQVDSEMRRKAKTVNFGIIYGISAFGLAQRIGISRKEATEIIDTYFQEFPSVKQFMDDSINKARELEYATTLLGRRRYLRDINSRNATLRGYTERNAINAPIQGTAADIIKKAMINIHSWLLEEKLGTRMILQVHDELVFDAVREEVEYITPKIKELMTQALLLPHGVPLEVEVGTGQNWLQAH; encoded by the coding sequence ATGACGACTGAATCTGCCGACACCCGCCCCCATAAGCTCTTCCTTCTCGACGCGTTTGCCCTGATTTACCGCGCCCACTTTGCCTTTAGCAAGAACCCGCGCGTGAACTCCAAGGGCCTGAATACCGGAGCCATTCTGGGCTTTACCAACACGCTGGTAGAGGTGCTGCAGAAGGAGAAGCCCACCCACATTGGTGTGGCCTTCGATGCCGCCAAAAAGACGTTCCGCCACGAGCAGTTTGCCGATTACAAGGCCCAGCGCCAGGCTATGCCCGAGGATATAGGCCTAGCCATTCCGTATATTAAGAAGATAATCAAGGCTTTCCATATCCCAATTCTGATGGTGGAAGGCTTCGAGGCAGATGACGTAATTGGCACCCTAGCGCAGCGCGCTGAGGCGCAGGGTTTTGGCGAGGTGTACATGATGACACCCGACAAGGACTATTGCCAACTCGTGACCAAGTGCATCAAGATTTACCGGCCGGCCTTTATGGGCAATGCCGCCGAGGTGCTGGATGTGGAGCACGTACTGCAACGCTTCGAGGTAGAACGTGTGGAGCAGGTAATTGACATTTTAGGCCTGCAAGGCGATGCCTCCGACAACATTCCGGGCATTCCGGGCATTGGCGAGAAAACGGCCAAAAAGCTAGTTCAAGAGTTTGGCTCCGTCGAGAACCTGATTGCCAACGTGGATCAGCTCAAGGGCAAGCTCCAGGAAAACGTGCGCAACTTCGCCGAGCAGGGCCTGATGAGCAAGGAGCTAGCAACTATTCACTTAACAGTACCCATTGAGTTTGAAGCCGACAAGCTGGTACTGGATAAGCCCGATGCCGACCAGCTGCGGCAGCTCTTCGATGAGCTGGAATTCCGGCAGCTGGCCGCCCGTGTGCTGGATGGCGGCAGCTCCGCCGGCACCAGCGCTACCCCTACCCCACGCGGCGCGCGGCGGCCTAAAGTAGCCGAAGGCCAGGCCAGCCTGTTTGGCAACTCTTCTGATGCCGCCGTGGCTATTGGTGCCGAAGAAGGCGAAACCGGCTCTTTTGGTGCCCCATCCGGACCGCGCTTGACGCTGGCTGATGTGCCGCACAATTACCACCTGATGGATACGCCGGAGCTGCGCAAGTCTTTGCTCCGATTCCTGCTGCAGCAAACGGAGGTCAGCTTCGACACAGAAACGACTGGCCTAGACACCATGACGGCACGCCTCGTAGGCCTCTCCTTCTGTTGGATGCCCGGCGAGGCCTATTACGTGCCCGTCCCCACCGACGACCAAGCGGCTGCGCAGGCGCTGGTGGATGAGTTCTGCCCTTTTTTCGAGGCTGAAAATATTCTGAAAATTGGGCAGAACATCAAGTACGACCTCACCATTCTGAAGCACTACAAAGTGCAGATCCGAGGGCCACTCTTCGATACTATGCTGGCCCACTACCTGCTGGAGCCCGACATGCGCCACAACATGGATGTGCTGGCCGAAACCTACCTGCACTACACGCCGGTTTCCATCATTTCCCTGATCGGGCCGAAAGGCAAAAATCAGAAAACCATGGCCGATATTCCGCCGGCCGAAGTTTCGGACTACGCCTGCGAAGATGCCGACGTAACCTTGCAACTCAAACACGTGTTCGAGCCGCTGCTGAAAGAAGTAGGCCTCCTGGATTTGCTGAACGAGGTGGAAAACCCGCTGGTGCCCGTGCTGGCCGACATTGAATATGAAGGCGTAAAGATCGACAGCAACGCCATGGGCGAGTACTCGGCGGAGCTGCAGGGCTACATCCAGGAAATGGAAAAACAGATTTTTCAGGAAGCCGGCCAGGAGTTCAACATTGGTTCGCCGAAGCAGCTGGGCGAAGTATTGTTTGATAAGCTAGGCCTGGGCGGCGGCAAAATCAAGAAGACCAAAACCGGCCAGTACGCTACCGGCGAGGAAATCCTGAGCACACTGGCCGCCGACAACCCCATTGCCGGCCTGATTCTGGAGCATCGGCAGCTCACCAAGCTGCGCTCTACCTACGTGGAGGCCTTGCCCCAGCTGGTGTGTGAGTTGGACGGCCGCGTGCATACGTCCTTCAACCAGGCCGTGACGGCTACCGGCCGCTTGAGCAGCACCAACCCCAACCTCCAGAACATCCCCATCAGAACGGAAAAAGGCCGCGAAATCCGGAAAGCCTTTGTGCCACGCGATGAAAACCACGTGCTCGTCGCGGCCGACTACTCGCAGGTGGAGCTGCGCATTATGGCCGACTTCTCGGGCGACAAAACGATGATTGAGTCTTTCCGGCAAGGGCTTGATATTCATACCAGCACGGCCAGCAAGGTTTTCCATGTTGCGCTGGATCAGGTGGACAGCGAGATGCGCCGTAAGGCTAAAACGGTGAACTTCGGTATCATCTACGGCATTTCGGCGTTTGGCTTGGCTCAGCGCATCGGCATCAGCCGCAAAGAGGCCACCGAAATCATTGATACCTATTTCCAGGAGTTTCCGTCGGTGAAGCAGTTCATGGATGACAGCATCAACAAAGCGCGGGAGCTGGAATATGCTACCACGCTGCTGGGCCGCCGCCGCTACCTGCGCGACATCAACTCGCGCAACGCCACGCTGCGCGGCTACACCGAGCGCAACGCCATCAACGCCCCCATCCAGGGCACGGCCGCCGACATCATCAAGAAGGCCATGATCAACATCCACAGCTGGCTGCTTGAGGAAAAACTCGGTACCCGCATGATTCTGCAGGTACACGACGAACTGGTGTTTGATGCTGTGCGGGAAGAGGTAGAGTACATCACGCCCAAAATCAAGGAACTGATGACGCAGGCCCTTCTCCTGCCCCACGGCGTGCCCTTGGAGGTAGAGGTAGGCACTGGCCAGAACTGGCTGCAGGCGCACTAA
- a CDS encoding T9SS type A sorting domain-containing protein has protein sequence MKQLLLWITLVLTASFSVLAQAPDPSFRPGEVYQTGLVKAVATFPDGSTVVLGKFAFVNGGRAPNLVRFTAEGYYDSAFRPDITDGTANLLTNIRPLPGGKLLLVGIQELTIGGHTSRTLLVLNPDGTPDTHFTFNSYVYAGYALSGSARTAVQPDGKILLSGASFTHNGVQRSGLVRLNLDGSYDTSFAPNGLSIGDISTIALQPDGRIVVGGSFEYVNNAVWRRLARFNTDGTQDLTLRTDNYVTINELLVQPDGKILVGGLSNNSFGTNYLISGLHRLLPDGTRDPVFAAPNFANGDNILNAFDAHNMLLQPDGRIVAAVMPYTAPDQTPQPRLVRYLPTGQPDPTWPTDLRAAGSLTTMAFRPDGTLLAGGSFTALANRAGCLTAFGPNGQLHPGFVPKFHNPGTVEALALQPDGKVLVVGDFSEINGVEANKVSRLLASGDVDPTFRGPASITGPLLSVAAQPDGRILIGGDLNSVNGEQRLGVARLLADGTFDPTFNVTGLYYNGPSTRQRVLCMEFLSDGKILLGGSLFHIAGTTYRSGILRVQPDGTLDPSFTAKLGDGGGEVHALKQQGAGLLVGGVWFGPRPEVLTRLLPDGSQDPTFANLKPDPTPSGIINSIAELPDGRLVVAGRLLVAFQRATYHVVRLTPNGAQDAGFSSSLREESYVSGLVCQPNGRLLVWGSLGTSTAPVYLQRLESDGHPDLTFNMGQGPDRPVKSMLLQPDGALLLGGAFQQINTWQLAGVARLVVPFVLKVADPGVAHHMVKAFPNPVQDQLHVELAAGARHMALQDVTGRTVWQRAAPPVVSAVPVGHLPAGVYVLQVTYHGGLVTRRVVVQ, from the coding sequence ATGAAACAACTGTTACTCTGGATTACCTTGGTTCTTACTGCTTCATTCAGTGTACTGGCCCAGGCACCTGACCCATCGTTTCGGCCCGGTGAGGTGTACCAGACTGGCCTAGTGAAAGCAGTAGCTACTTTCCCGGATGGCAGCACGGTGGTGTTGGGCAAGTTTGCCTTTGTGAATGGGGGCAGGGCGCCCAACTTGGTGCGCTTTACGGCTGAGGGCTACTACGACTCCGCTTTCCGGCCGGATATTACCGACGGTACCGCCAACTTACTGACTAACATCCGGCCACTGCCGGGCGGCAAGCTGCTGCTGGTCGGCATTCAGGAGCTAACGATTGGCGGGCACACGTCAAGAACGCTACTGGTGCTTAACCCAGACGGGACCCCGGACACTCATTTTACCTTTAATAGTTACGTATATGCCGGCTACGCGCTTTCCGGTAGCGCACGTACGGCTGTGCAGCCCGATGGTAAGATTCTGCTGTCCGGCGCTAGCTTTACCCACAACGGCGTGCAACGCTCTGGCTTGGTGCGCCTCAACCTCGATGGCAGCTACGACACGTCTTTCGCGCCCAACGGACTCTCCATTGGTGATATATCGACTATTGCGCTGCAACCCGATGGGCGCATTGTGGTGGGTGGGTCTTTTGAGTACGTGAACAACGCGGTGTGGCGGCGGCTGGCCCGGTTCAACACCGATGGCACGCAAGATCTCACGTTGCGCACCGACAATTATGTAACCATCAATGAGTTGCTGGTGCAGCCCGATGGGAAAATTTTAGTAGGCGGCCTCAGCAACAACAGCTTCGGCACCAACTACCTCATCAGTGGCCTACACCGGCTACTGCCCGATGGTACTCGCGACCCGGTGTTTGCAGCGCCCAACTTTGCCAATGGCGACAACATTCTGAATGCTTTCGATGCCCACAATATGCTGCTGCAGCCCGATGGTCGCATTGTAGCCGCCGTAATGCCCTACACGGCTCCTGACCAAACCCCGCAGCCGCGTCTGGTGCGCTACTTGCCCACCGGACAGCCTGACCCTACCTGGCCTACAGATCTGCGGGCCGCTGGCTCCCTCACCACGATGGCCTTCCGGCCCGATGGCACGCTACTGGCGGGTGGCTCGTTCACTGCCCTGGCTAACCGGGCGGGCTGCCTGACAGCTTTCGGGCCGAACGGGCAGTTGCACCCCGGTTTCGTGCCGAAGTTTCATAACCCAGGAACCGTGGAGGCGCTGGCCCTGCAGCCCGATGGTAAGGTGCTGGTAGTAGGCGACTTCTCCGAAATTAACGGTGTAGAGGCCAATAAAGTAAGCCGGCTTCTGGCGAGTGGCGACGTGGACCCCACCTTCCGGGGGCCGGCTTCTATCACGGGACCTTTGCTGAGCGTGGCTGCCCAGCCCGATGGGCGGATTCTGATTGGCGGCGATCTGAACTCCGTGAACGGGGAGCAGCGCCTGGGCGTGGCGCGCCTGCTAGCCGACGGCACCTTCGACCCGACGTTTAACGTCACGGGCCTGTATTACAACGGCCCCAGCACCCGGCAGCGCGTGCTCTGCATGGAGTTTCTGTCCGATGGTAAAATTCTACTCGGCGGCAGCCTGTTTCATATTGCCGGTACCACTTACCGCTCCGGCATCCTGCGCGTACAGCCCGACGGCACCCTGGACCCTTCCTTCACTGCCAAGCTGGGCGATGGTGGCGGGGAGGTGCATGCCCTTAAGCAACAGGGGGCTGGCCTTTTGGTAGGAGGCGTGTGGTTTGGGCCGCGCCCTGAGGTACTCACCCGCCTGCTCCCTGATGGTAGCCAAGACCCCACCTTCGCCAACCTGAAGCCGGACCCTACGCCCAGCGGCATCATCAATAGCATTGCGGAGCTGCCCGATGGCCGTCTGGTAGTAGCCGGGCGGTTGCTGGTCGCGTTTCAGCGGGCCACCTACCACGTAGTGCGCCTGACGCCCAACGGGGCCCAGGATGCCGGTTTCAGCTCCAGTCTGCGCGAAGAAAGCTATGTAAGCGGCCTAGTGTGCCAGCCAAATGGCCGGCTGCTGGTCTGGGGCAGCTTGGGCACCTCTACCGCGCCGGTGTATTTGCAGCGCTTAGAAAGCGACGGCCACCCCGACCTGACCTTCAACATGGGGCAAGGGCCTGATAGGCCAGTAAAAAGCATGTTGTTGCAGCCAGATGGCGCCTTGCTGCTGGGTGGCGCTTTCCAGCAGATTAATACGTGGCAGCTGGCAGGTGTGGCTCGTCTGGTAGTGCCCTTTGTGCTGAAAGTAGCCGACCCCGGCGTGGCTCATCATATGGTAAAAGCATTCCCGAACCCCGTACAAGACCAGTTGCACGTAGAACTGGCGGCCGGTGCCCGCCACATGGCGCTGCAGGATGTCACCGGCCGCACGGTCTGGCAACGGGCAGCACCACCGGTTGTTAGTGCCGTGCCCGTAGGCCACTTGCCCGCCGGTGTATATGTGCTGCAAGTGACCTATCATGGGGGTCTAGTAACGCGCCGGGTGGTAGTGCAGTAA
- a CDS encoding 3'-5' exonuclease has protein sequence MRYISLDLETTGGKPQRHQILELAAVVEDTKTLLPLPELPAFRRVVRHPEYVGTAGALALNAGLLEELARKEPNPELCAPDELLPQLREFLLGQGFRPDKHDCVAVVMAGKNIASFDLGFLRELPGYGKLVRAEPAMLDPAAFYLNWRKDTRLPTMQTCKARAGFEDDTVAHQALADALDVVQLLRPFYALPVYQQVREN, from the coding sequence ATGCGCTACATTTCCCTCGACCTCGAAACCACCGGCGGCAAACCCCAGCGCCACCAGATACTGGAGCTGGCCGCCGTGGTAGAAGACACCAAGACGCTACTACCACTACCCGAACTGCCCGCATTCCGGCGCGTGGTGCGACACCCCGAGTACGTGGGCACAGCCGGCGCGCTGGCCCTGAACGCAGGGTTGCTGGAAGAGCTGGCCCGCAAAGAGCCCAACCCAGAGCTCTGCGCGCCCGATGAACTGCTGCCTCAGCTGCGGGAGTTTTTGCTAGGCCAGGGGTTCCGGCCCGATAAGCACGATTGCGTAGCGGTAGTGATGGCCGGCAAAAACATTGCCTCCTTCGATTTGGGCTTTCTGCGCGAACTGCCTGGCTATGGCAAGTTGGTGCGCGCTGAGCCCGCCATGCTCGACCCCGCTGCCTTCTACCTCAATTGGCGCAAAGACACCCGCCTGCCCACCATGCAAACCTGCAAGGCCCGCGCTGGCTTCGAGGATGACACCGTAGCCCACCAGGCCTTGGCCGATGCGCTGGATGTGGTGCAGTTGCTACGTCCGTTCTATGCGCTGCCCGTGTACCAGCAGGTGCGCGAAAACTAG
- a CDS encoding DUF1684 domain-containing protein: MLRLYASVLLCAILLISGVATAQHASKRPTAQEFEVAIVAFQQTLNTEYRNPTESPLPPEAREKFTGLAFFPSNYSACVLARFVRDSLQAPFPMPTSTVRRPLYQKYGELHFTLEGKRLQLTVYQSLDLLQKPGYQDYLFVPFTDQTNGRTSYGGGRYIDLRLGQIQQGQVVVDFNQAYNPFCAYSPQYSCPVPPIENRLPVAIKAGVMSDH, translated from the coding sequence ATGCTTCGACTCTACGCCTCTGTACTTCTGTGCGCTATTCTATTGATTTCAGGAGTGGCAACAGCTCAACACGCTAGCAAGCGGCCTACGGCGCAGGAGTTCGAAGTGGCCATTGTGGCATTTCAGCAGACGCTCAATACTGAATACCGCAACCCCACCGAGTCGCCGCTGCCGCCCGAGGCGCGGGAGAAGTTTACAGGCTTGGCTTTCTTCCCAAGCAACTACAGTGCTTGTGTGCTGGCTCGTTTCGTGCGAGACTCATTGCAGGCGCCGTTTCCTATGCCCACCAGCACAGTTCGTAGGCCACTCTACCAAAAGTATGGGGAGCTGCATTTCACGCTGGAAGGAAAGCGTCTCCAACTCACAGTATATCAAAGCCTCGACCTGCTGCAGAAGCCAGGGTATCAGGATTACTTGTTTGTCCCGTTCACTGACCAAACCAACGGGCGCACCAGCTATGGCGGAGGCCGCTACATTGATTTGCGCCTAGGCCAGATTCAGCAAGGACAGGTAGTAGTGGATTTTAATCAGGCCTACAATCCCTTTTGCGCCTATAGCCCACAATACTCCTGCCCGGTTCCGCCCATCGAAAACCGCCTGCCTGTTGCAATAAAGGCGGGTGTTATGAGTGACCACTAG
- a CDS encoding glycosyltransferase family 2 protein — protein MTVPFNTLSIVIPVYNEARTVHQILDVLRELELVYGIGKEIILVDDCSSDASVEVIQAYATRYPGVGLRLLRHAVNQGKGAALHTGIREATGEYIIIQDADLEYDPQEYNLLLRPVLRGSADVVYGSRFMGGNPHRILFFWHSIGNGVLTFLSNMCTDLNLTDMETCYKLFRRDILQGLKLEEKRFGFEPEVTAKVARVPGVRIYEVGISYYGRTYAEGKKIGWRDGVRAIYCILKYGLLRQ, from the coding sequence ATGACGGTACCGTTCAACACGCTTTCTATCGTTATTCCGGTTTACAATGAAGCCCGCACGGTGCACCAGATTCTGGATGTGCTGCGGGAGCTGGAGCTGGTGTACGGCATCGGCAAGGAGATTATTCTGGTAGATGACTGCTCCAGTGACGCGTCTGTGGAGGTGATACAGGCCTACGCAACCCGCTACCCCGGGGTGGGTCTGCGGCTCCTGCGTCATGCGGTAAACCAGGGCAAAGGGGCGGCCCTGCATACCGGAATTCGGGAAGCTACGGGCGAGTACATCATCATTCAGGATGCCGATCTGGAGTACGACCCGCAGGAGTACAACCTGCTGCTGCGGCCCGTGCTGCGTGGCTCCGCCGATGTGGTGTATGGCTCCCGCTTCATGGGTGGCAACCCACACCGGATTCTGTTTTTCTGGCATAGCATCGGCAACGGGGTGCTCACGTTCCTCTCGAACATGTGCACCGACCTGAACCTGACCGACATGGAAACCTGCTACAAGCTGTTCCGTCGCGACATTCTGCAAGGATTAAAGCTCGAAGAAAAGCGCTTTGGATTTGAGCCGGAGGTGACGGCGAAAGTAGCCCGGGTACCCGGGGTGCGCATCTATGAAGTAGGCATTAGCTACTACGGCCGCACCTACGCGGAAGGCAAGAAAATTGGCTGGCGCGATGGGGTCCGGGCTATTTACTGCATTCTCAAATACGGGCTACTGCGGCAATAA
- a CDS encoding TPM domain-containing protein, with translation MIYTLSLTTRRWLLALALFLAFVPAFSPQALAQNIPPRPNPPRLVNDLAGMMRPEEVQRLEQKLVAYNDSTSSQIAVVTVPTLGDYEVADYAQKLYETWGIGQKNNNNGILVLVGQQERVARIQTGYGLEGAVPDALAKRIISNTIAPAFREERYYEGLDRATDQLIALAKGEYKADPTTMPQQRRRSDDSGSGWTFWLVIGALILFILLRNRGGGSGGRRNRGFGGMGIPPIIFGDFSGGRGVFGGGGFGGGGGFGGGGGGGFGGFGGGSSGGGGASGNW, from the coding sequence ATGATCTATACTCTCTCTCTCACTACTCGTCGCTGGCTACTTGCCCTGGCGCTGTTTCTGGCCTTTGTGCCCGCTTTCAGCCCACAGGCACTAGCGCAGAACATTCCTCCACGTCCTAATCCGCCCCGCCTGGTTAATGACCTGGCCGGCATGATGCGCCCCGAAGAGGTGCAGCGGCTGGAGCAGAAGCTAGTGGCCTACAACGACTCCACGTCGTCGCAGATTGCGGTAGTAACTGTGCCTACCTTAGGCGACTACGAGGTGGCCGACTATGCCCAAAAGCTCTACGAAACGTGGGGCATCGGGCAGAAAAACAACAACAATGGCATTCTGGTGCTGGTAGGCCAGCAGGAGCGTGTGGCGCGCATTCAGACGGGCTATGGCCTGGAAGGTGCCGTGCCCGACGCCTTGGCCAAGCGGATTATCTCCAACACCATTGCGCCGGCTTTTCGGGAAGAGCGCTATTACGAAGGCCTGGATCGGGCCACCGATCAGCTGATTGCGTTAGCAAAAGGCGAGTATAAGGCCGATCCAACCACCATGCCCCAGCAGCGCCGCCGGTCAGACGACAGTGGCTCCGGCTGGACGTTCTGGCTTGTTATTGGCGCCCTGATTCTGTTCATCCTGCTCCGCAACCGAGGCGGCGGAAGCGGCGGACGCCGCAACCGCGGCTTTGGCGGCATGGGCATCCCCCCTATTATCTTCGGCGACTTTAGCGGCGGACGCGGCGTGTTTGGCGGCGGCGGCTTTGGCGGCGGAGGCGGCTTCGGGGGTGGTGGTGGAGGCGGTTTTGGCGGCTTCGGCGGGGGCAGCTCCGGCGGCGGCGGTGCCAGCGGCAACTGGTAA
- a CDS encoding TPM domain-containing protein encodes MTNPLTPEQEAALVAAIKQAEITTSGEIRVHLEDTCPTPEPLDRAAQVFADLAMHKTAERNGVLFYMAWESRQFAVIGDIAINSVVPDDFWETTKETVLQQFRAERYATGLEHGVRMVGEQLQRYFPYNAKTDKNELDDSISFGDPAPPRV; translated from the coding sequence ATGACCAACCCTCTCACCCCAGAGCAGGAAGCCGCCTTGGTGGCAGCCATCAAGCAGGCAGAAATTACTACGTCGGGCGAAATTCGGGTGCATCTGGAAGACACCTGCCCTACCCCTGAGCCGCTTGATAGAGCAGCGCAGGTGTTTGCCGATCTGGCCATGCACAAAACAGCGGAGCGTAATGGCGTGCTGTTCTACATGGCGTGGGAAAGCCGCCAGTTTGCCGTTATCGGCGACATTGCCATCAACTCGGTAGTGCCCGACGACTTCTGGGAAACCACCAAGGAAACCGTATTGCAGCAGTTTCGGGCCGAGCGCTATGCCACTGGCCTAGAGCATGGGGTGCGCATGGTGGGCGAGCAGCTACAGCGCTACTTCCCCTACAATGCCAAGACCGACAAAAACGAACTCGACGACTCCATCTCGTTTGGCGACCCCGCGCCGCCGCGCGTATGA
- a CDS encoding LemA family protein, which yields MKRFLLYFAGLIILLSQSSCGYNGMVSRDQAVKSQWANVQSAYQRRSDLIPNLVNTVKGAANFEKSTLTDVINARAKATSVQLSGDQLTPENIQKFQEAQSQLSSGLGRLLAVSENYPELKANANFQELQAQIEGTENRINVERNKFNTTTNDYNGFVKSFPNNLFAGIFGFKEKPYFEADAASQKAPTVQF from the coding sequence ATGAAACGTTTCCTCCTCTACTTCGCAGGCCTGATTATTCTGCTCTCGCAATCATCGTGCGGCTACAACGGCATGGTAAGCCGCGACCAGGCCGTAAAATCGCAGTGGGCCAACGTGCAAAGTGCCTACCAGCGCCGCTCCGACCTAATTCCGAACCTCGTGAATACGGTGAAAGGCGCCGCCAACTTCGAGAAATCGACGCTGACGGACGTGATTAATGCCCGCGCTAAAGCCACAAGCGTGCAGCTGAGCGGCGACCAGCTCACCCCCGAAAACATCCAGAAATTCCAGGAGGCCCAGAGCCAATTGAGCAGTGGCCTAGGCCGGTTGCTGGCCGTTTCGGAAAACTATCCGGAGCTGAAAGCCAACGCCAACTTCCAGGAGCTGCAAGCCCAGATTGAAGGCACGGAAAACCGGATCAACGTGGAGCGCAACAAGTTCAACACCACCACGAACGACTACAACGGCTTCGTGAAGTCTTTCCCCAACAACCTGTTTGCCGGTATTTTCGGCTTCAAGGAGAAGCCCTACTTTGAGGCGGATGCCGCTTCGCAGAAAGCCCCCACGGTACAGTTTTAA
- a CDS encoding sugar phosphate nucleotidyltransferase, with the protein MKAVIPVAGIGSRLRPHTHTQPKSLVPVAGNTILGHIIDRLVAAGVEEFVFIIGYLGEKIESYVRRQYPQLRSTFVVQEPREGIAHALWLAREQFRHEQDGMLILLGDTIVDVDLPAVMRTPGNVLAVKEVKTPSMFGLVETGSGGRVTKVVEKPRIPKSNYALVGLYKIANADWLASALERIIDQDQRTHGEFQLTDALMLMIQDGADMTTVSVDNWFDCGRKESLLEANARLLNVPEFLSKSPQFPDTIIIPPVSIGKDCQISNSIIGPNVAIGDRTIVKNTILSDSIIGSYSELRSAVMHDCIVGSDALFKGTRHSLNIGDNTEIDYS; encoded by the coding sequence ATGAAAGCAGTTATTCCTGTTGCCGGTATCGGGTCGCGCCTGCGGCCTCACACGCATACGCAGCCAAAATCGCTGGTGCCTGTGGCTGGCAATACCATCTTAGGCCACATTATTGATCGGCTGGTAGCCGCTGGCGTTGAGGAGTTCGTCTTCATCATTGGCTACCTGGGCGAGAAAATTGAAAGCTACGTGCGCCGCCAATATCCGCAGCTGCGCAGCACGTTTGTGGTGCAGGAGCCGCGCGAAGGCATTGCGCACGCCCTGTGGCTGGCCCGCGAGCAGTTTCGGCACGAGCAGGATGGTATGCTGATTTTGCTCGGCGACACAATCGTTGATGTAGACCTGCCCGCCGTAATGCGCACGCCCGGCAACGTGCTGGCGGTAAAGGAAGTGAAAACGCCCTCCATGTTTGGTCTGGTTGAAACCGGCAGCGGCGGCCGCGTCACGAAAGTGGTCGAGAAGCCGCGCATTCCCAAGTCGAACTACGCCCTCGTAGGCCTCTATAAAATTGCCAACGCCGACTGGCTGGCGTCGGCCCTGGAGCGCATCATCGACCAGGATCAGCGCACGCACGGCGAGTTTCAGCTGACGGATGCGCTCATGCTCATGATTCAGGACGGCGCCGACATGACGACGGTATCAGTGGATAACTGGTTTGACTGCGGCCGCAAAGAGAGCCTCCTCGAAGCCAATGCCCGCCTGCTCAACGTGCCCGAGTTCCTGAGCAAGTCGCCGCAGTTCCCGGATACCATCATCATTCCGCCCGTCAGCATCGGCAAGGATTGCCAGATCAGCAATTCCATTATCGGCCCCAACGTGGCCATCGGCGACCGTACCATCGTCAAGAATACCATACTCAGCGACTCCATCATCGGCTCTTATTCCGAGTTGCGCTCCGCCGTCATGCACGACTGCATCGTCGGCTCCGACGCCCTGTTCAAAGGCACCCGCCACAGCCTCAACATCGGCGACAACACGGAGATTGACTACAGCTAA